CCCCATGGCCTGGAACAGGTGGACTAGGTCCTCAGTGCAGACGTTCCCGGTGGCGCCCGGCGCGTAGGGGCAGCCCCCCAGGCCGCCCAGGGAGGCATCGAAGCGGACGACCCCGGCTTCCACCGCCGCCAGGGCGTTCGACAGGCCCAGGCCCCGGGTGTTGTGGAGGTGGGCCGTGAGCTCGGCCTCCGGGAACCGCGCCCGGAAGGCCCCGCAGAGGGAGGCCACCTGGCCCGGATGGGCCATGCCCGTGGTGTCGCAAAGGGTGATGCCGCCCACGCCCCGGGCCAGGAACCGCTCCGCGAGGCCCAGCACCGTGGCCTCGGGGACCGCGCCTTCCATGGGGCAACCGAAGGAGGTGGAGATCGACACGTTCAGGGCCGCGCCGGTTCCCCGCGCCAGGTCCACCACCTTCAGCAGCCGCGCCACGGACTGCTCCCGGGTCATGCGGAGGTTGAGCAGGTTGTGGGTCTCGCTGGCGGACATCACCAGGTTCAGCTCGTCCGTGTTCGCGGCGAGGGCCCGCTCGGCGCCCCGGAGGTTCGGCACCAGGGCCGTGTAGACCACGCCGGGGACGCGCCGGATCCCGCGCATGACCTCGTCGGCGTCGGCCAGGGCGGGGATGGCCTTGGGCGAGGTGAAGGAGGTGACCTCGATCTTGGCCAGGCCGCAGAGGCTCAGGGCATCGATCAGATCGATCTTGTCGGCCGTGGGGATAAAGCAGTCCTCGATCTGGAACCCGTCGCGGGGGCCCACTTCCTGGATGAGGATGGGATGAGAGGAGCGGTGCTCGAACATGGGACTCCTCAGATCACGCCCTTGGCGCGCAGTTCCGTCATGGCCGCCTCGGACACGCCCGCCCGGCGCAGCACGGCTTCCGTATCCGCCCCCAGGGCCGGCGCGGGGCGCTCCACCTGGCCCGGCGTGAGGCTCAGCTTGGGCACGATGCCCGGGACCTCGATGGCCTGGCCGTCGGGCAGGCGGGCCTGGAGGATCATGTCGCGGGCCCGGAAGTGGGGATCCTCGGCGATGTCCCGGGCGTTGTAGATGCGTCCCGCGGGCACTCGGGCCTCGTCCAGGGCCGCAAGCACCTCGTCCAGGGACCGCGTGGCCGACCAGGCGCCGATGGCCGCATCCAGCTCCGCGGCGCGGGCGGCGCGGCCGTCGTTGCCCGCCAGCCCAGAATCCTCGGCCAGGTCCTCCCGGCCGATGCAGACCATGAGGCGCTTGAAGATGCCGTCGCCGTTGCCCGCG
This DNA window, taken from Geothrix edaphica, encodes the following:
- a CDS encoding hydroxymethylglutaryl-CoA lyase, encoding MFEHRSSHPILIQEVGPRDGFQIEDCFIPTADKIDLIDALSLCGLAKIEVTSFTSPKAIPALADADEVMRGIRRVPGVVYTALVPNLRGAERALAANTDELNLVMSASETHNLLNLRMTREQSVARLLKVVDLARGTGAALNVSISTSFGCPMEGAVPEATVLGLAERFLARGVGGITLCDTTGMAHPGQVASLCGAFRARFPEAELTAHLHNTRGLGLSNALAAVEAGVVRFDASLGGLGGCPYAPGATGNVCTEDLVHLFQAMGVPVAVDLPRLLAAARGLPELVGHDVPGQVLHAGRSQDLHPVPASLEAIRARAEA